A genomic stretch from Pomacea canaliculata isolate SZHN2017 linkage group LG2, ASM307304v1, whole genome shotgun sequence includes:
- the LOC112558163 gene encoding uncharacterized protein LOC112558163, with protein sequence MSTMTSPSPLRMRWIVGALVVCLLLHAVRVSAEDRRSSPDDISHFMNDSFKDRRGLADDGDKASDQEVDMNINTVHSPSIHTDMNAVYPSNTHRHHSVENLRDASEGLELMDGTPGVHGNEADPDFWRWGWSAKELPLAPKTWTQQPSAPSRPREKWPGFTSWTGQVSGHPTHSEKRQAFSAWAGKRSPHFHNRAEAAIRRRTSDDGDDGDVDDNRGKRPAFSAWGGKRSEDDVVATTRPALGICHDGQLEKRLALGAWSPKGVLLPSEAGRARVGVVKRSVMASKDKHKPARAQGHKRRFSAWGGKRSDSWSRVGPRDMLQIALDVDNGGVGDAGYEGDDESQRVAEDHQQSSFDEDALSLKEKRQAFNAWGGKRSWRQLWGQGRPAGASDEGHSWDAQGNSQESTSFLRRPQLDKEFEETSAVAMHTRALRAAFSAWAGKRSSLLDVDHEDTGRHVLSAKRQGFSAWGGK encoded by the coding sequence ATGTCCACAATGACCTCTCCATccccactgcgcatgcgctggatcGTTGGTGCCCTTGTGGTCTGCCTCCTCCTCCACGCCGTGCGAGTGTCAGCTGAGGACAGGAGGTCGTCGCCCGACGACATCAGCCACTTCATGAATGATTCCTTTAAGGACCGTAGAGGTCTGGCTGATGATGGGGACAAGGCTAGTGACCAGGAAGTAGACATGAACATCAACACTGTACACAGTCCAAGTATTCACACAGATATGAACGCTGTCTACCCTTCAAATACTCACAGACACCATTCTGTAGAAAACCTTCGGGATGCTTCGGAAGGCTTAGAGCTCATGGACGGGACACCTGGGGTACATGGGAATGAAGCTGACCCCGACTTCTGGAGATGGGGTTGGTCAGCCAAAGAACTTCCCTTGGCGCCCAAGACTTGGACACAGCAGCCATCTGCACCCTCCAGGCCGAGAGAGAAATGGCCAGGCTTCACTTCCTGGACTGGCCAAGTATCCGGACATCCAACCCACTCAGAAAAACGACAAGCCTTCAGTGCCTGGGCTGGAAAAAGATCTCCACATTTCCACAACCGCGCTGAAGCTGCTATACGGCGGCGCACCAGCGATGACGGTGACGATGGTGATGTCGATGATAACCGAGGAAAAAGACCGGCATTCAGTGCCTGGGGCGGCAAGAGGTCTGAGGATGATGTGGTCGCCACAACTAGACCTGCCCTCGGCATCTGTCACGATGGTCAGCTTGAGAAAAGACTAGCTCTCGGAGCCTGGTCCCCAAAGGGTGTCCTCCTCCCTTCAGAAGCAGGCAGGGCTCGTGTTGGGGTCGTCAAGCGAAGCGTGATGGCCTCGAAGGACAAGCACAAGCCAGCACGTGCACAAGGTCACAAGCGTCGCTTCAGCGCGTGGGGTGGCAAGCGCTCGGACTCCTGGAGCAGGGTGGGCCCACGTGACATGCTTCAAATAGCTCTGGATGTTGACAATGGCGGTGTTGGTGATGCTGGTTATGAAGGAGATGATGAAAGTCAACGTGTCGCTGAAGACCACCAGCAGTCGAGCTTTGATGAAGATGCTTTAAGCCTGAAGGAGAAGCGGCAAGCGTTCAACGCGTGGGGCGGGAAGAGGTCTTGGCGACAGTTGTGGGGACAGGGACGGCCGGCGGGCGCATCAGACGAAGGACATTCCTGGGACGCACAGGGGAATTCTCAAGAATCGACATCTTTCCTGAGACGACCGCAGCTGGACAAAGAGTTTGAGGAGACATCAGCTGTGGCAATGCACACCCGAGCGCTGCGTGCTGCCTTCAGTGCCTGGGCGGGCAAAAGGTCTTCACTGCTGGATGTGGATCACGAGGACACGGGACGGCACGTGCTCAGCGCCAAACGACAAGGATTCAGCGCCTGGGGAGGCAAGTAG